In Tiliqua scincoides isolate rTilSci1 chromosome 1, rTilSci1.hap2, whole genome shotgun sequence, the following are encoded in one genomic region:
- the LOC136635928 gene encoding amine sulfotransferase-like, whose product MEPSEKYLFKYKGIYFIPDLVTPEYLDTLEDFEIRDSDVFLVTYPKSGTVWTQQILSLIYHEGHRDGTENTNLIDRVPWLEYNINKLDYISLPSPRLFSTHLPYFLVPKGLRSGRPKLIYVARNPKDVLVSYYHFSKFSKKLEEVEDFDTFMDRFLEGKVIFNSWLDHIEGWYAHRNDFNILFLTYEEMKKDLRGTILKICNFLGKRLSEECVDEVVDKATFDKMRQDHRSNYEHFGSDLIDLSKGRFLRKGTIGDWKNTMTVAQSERFDSVFKERMEKLPFKFCWDINDEL is encoded by the exons ATGGAGCCATCAGAGAAGTACCTGTTCAAATACAAGGGGATTTATTTCATACCAGACCTGGTTACACCTGAATACCTAGATACACTGGAGGATTTTGAAATCAGAGACAGCGATGTGTTCCTAGTCACATATCCCAAATCAG GCACTGTATGGACTCAACAAATTTTGAGCTTGATTTATCATGAAGGTCATCGAGATGGAACTGAAAACACAAACTTAATAGACCGAGTACCATGGCTGGAATACAATATCAACAAGTTAGATTACATCAGTCTGCCATCGCCTCGTCTCTTTTCTACTCATTTGCCCTACTTTTTAGTTCCAAAGGGGTTGCGGAGTGGAAGACCAAAA CTTATTTATGTGGCCAGAAACCCAAAGGATGTCTTGGTCTCCTATtatcatttttccaaattttcaaAGAAATTGGAAGAAGTAGAAGACTTTGATACTTtcatggacagatttttagaaggGAAAG TAATATTTAATTCATGGTTGGACCACATCGAAGGCTGGTATGCTCACAGGAATGACTTCAATATCCTCTTCCTCACATATGAAGAAATGAAGAAG GATCTGCGAGGCACGATATTGAAAATATGCAACTTCTTGGGAAAGAGGCTGTCTGAAGAGTGTGTGGACGAGGTTGTGGACAAGGCTACATTTGATAAAATGAGACAGGATCACAGAAGCAACTATGAGCACTTTGGTTCTGATTTAATTGATTTAAGCAAAGGACGCTTTCTTCGCAAAG GTACTATTGGAGACTGGAAAAACACAATGACTGTAGCCCAGAGTGAACGGTTCGACAGTGTTTTCAAGGAGAGGATGGAGAAGCTGCCCTTCAAGTTTTGCTGGGATATCAATGATGAATTATGA
- the LOC136635940 gene encoding amine sulfotransferase-like — MEPSEKYLFKYKGIHLVTDLVTPEYLDSLEDFEIRDSDVFLVTYPKSGTVWTQQILSLIYHEGHRDGTENTNLIDRVPWLEYNINKLDYISLPSPRLFSTHLPYFVVPKGLRSGRAKLIYVARNPKDVLVSYYHFSKVSKKLEDVEDFDTFMERFLEGKVIGDSWLDHIEGWYAHRNDFNILFLTYEEMKKDLRGTILKICNFLGKRLTEECVDEVVDKATFDKMRQDHRSNYDNISDIIDLSKGRFLRKGTVGDWKNAMTVAQSERFDSVFKERMEKLPFKFCWDINEL; from the exons ATGGAACCATCAGAGAAGTACCTGTTCAAATACAAGGGGATACATTTGGTAACAGACCTGGTTACACCTGAATACCTAGATTCACTGGAGGATTTTGAAATCAGAGACAGCGATGTGTTCCTAGTCACATATCCCAAATCAG GCACTGTATGGACTCAACAAATTTTGAGCTTGATTTATCATGAAGGTCATCGAGATGGAACTGAGAACACAAACTTAATAGACCGAGTACCATGGCTGGAATACAATATCAACAAGTTAGATTACATCAGTCTGCCATCGCCTCGTCTCTTTTCTACTCATTTGCCCTACTTTGTAGTTCCAAAGGGGTTGCGGAGTGGAAGAGCAAAA CTTATTTATGTGGCCAGAAACCCAAAGGATGTCTTGGTCTCCTATTATCATTTTTCCAAAGTTTCAAAGAAATTGGAAGATGTAGAAGACTTTGATACTTTCATGGAGAGATTTTTAGAAGGGAAAG TAATAGGAGATTCATGGTTGGACCACATTGAAGGCTGGTATGCTCACAGGAATGACTTCAATATCCTCTTCCTCACATATGAAGAAATGAAGAAG GATCTGCGAGGCACGATATTGAAAATATGCAACTTCTTGGGAAAGAGGCTGACTGAAGAGTGTGTGGACGAGGTTGTGGACAAGGCTACATTTGATAAAATGAGACAGGATCACAGAAGCAACTATGACAACATTTCTGATATCATTGATTTAAGCAAAGGACGCTTTCTTCGCAAAG GTACTGTTGGAGACTGGAAAAATGCAATGACTGTAGCCCAGAGTGAACGGTTCGACAGTGTTTTCAAGGAGAGGATGGAGAAGCTGCCCTTCAAGTTTTGCTGGGATATCAATGAATTATGA